A portion of the Gossypium arboreum isolate Shixiya-1 chromosome 8, ASM2569848v2, whole genome shotgun sequence genome contains these proteins:
- the LOC108469285 gene encoding protein FIZZY-RELATED 2-like, translated as MPINRMINSNYNNSPSRTIYSDRFIPSRSGSNFALFDFSNSPASDQGKADRSITYQSLLRATLFGPDKPGTPASRNIFRYKTETKRSLHSLRPLGYDESGPGISHSPVKAPRKFPTSPYKVLDAPGLEDDFYLNLVDWSPNNVLAVGLESCIYLWNACGNKVSKLCDFGISDGICSVGWAQCGTHLAVGTNNGQVQIWDASNCRRVRTMEGHRSRVGVLAWSSSLLSSGSHDNSILQIDIRARDDFASKLVGHKNEVCGLKWSYDDRELASGGNENRLLVWNQHSAQPVLKHCEHTAAVKAIAWSPHRHGLLASGGGATDRCIRFWDTTTNTHLSCLDTGSQISNLVWSKNINELVSTHGSSQDHIIV; from the exons ATGCCGATCAATCGCATGATCAACTCCAACTACAACAACTCTCCGTCGCGCACAATTTACTCTGATAGGTTTATCCCCAGCAGATCCGGCTCAAATTTCGCACTTTTCGACTTCTCCAATTCTCCCGCGTCAGACCAAGGAAAAGCAGATCGTTCTATTACTTATCAAAGCCTTTTACGCGCCACGTTGTTTGGGCCCGATAAGCCGGGTACTCCGGCTTCCCGCAATATTTTCCGGTACAAAACTGAAACTAAACGGTCTTTACATTCGCTTCGACCTTTAGGGTATGACGAGTCGGGCCCTGGCATTAGCCATAGTCCTGTTAAAGCTCCCAGGAAATTTCCCACCTCACCTTACAAG GTTTTGGATGCACCTGGATTGgaagatgatttctatttgaATTTGGTGGACTGGTCACCCAACAATGTCTTGGCTGTGGGGTTGGAAAGTTGTATTTATTTGTGGAATGCTTGTGGTAACAAGGTTTCCAAGTTGTGTGATTTCGGGATAAGTGATGGTATTTGTTCAGTTGGTTGGGCTCAATGTGGAACTCACCTTGCTGTTGGAACTAACAATGGCCAAGTTCAG ATATGGGATGCATCTAACTGCCGCAGGGTAAGAACAATGGAAGGGCATCGATCACGTGTTGGGGTGTTAGCTTGGAGCTCTTCTCTATTATCTTCTGGTAGTCATGACAACAGCATTCTTCAAATAGATATACGTGCTCGGGATGATTTTGCCAGTAAGCTTGTTGGACACAAGAATGAG GTTTGTGGACTGAAGTGGTCTTACGATGACCGTGAACTAGCATCAGGCGGTAATGAGAACAGA CTTCTTGTTTGGAATCAACATTCGGCTCAACCTGTCCTGAAACATTGTGAGCATACCGCTGCTGTAAAAGCAATTGCATGGTCTCCCCATCGGCATGGCCTTCTTGCATCTGGAGGTGGTGCAACTGATCGTTGTATTCGATTCTGGGATACAACCACTAACACACACTTGAGCTGCTTGGACACTGGCAGTCAG ATAAGCAATCTTGTGTGGTCTAAGAATATCAATGAACTTGTCAGTACTCATGGATCTTCCCAGGACCATATAATTGTTTAG